One part of the Vicugna pacos chromosome 20, VicPac4, whole genome shotgun sequence genome encodes these proteins:
- the HSD17B8 gene encoding (3R)-3-hydroxyacyl-CoA dehydrogenase isoform X4, with the protein MASQLRLRSALALVTGAGGGIGRAVSVRLAAEGAAVAACDLDGAAARETVRLLGGPGSEEGAPCGAHAAFQADVSEAGAVRRLLEQVQACFSRPPSVVVSCAGITRDEFLLHMSEDDWDRVIAVNLKGIFLVNQAAAQALVSSGCPGSIINISSIVGKVGNMGQTNYAASKAGVIGLTQTAAREFGRHGIRCNSVLPGFIKTPMIHKVPQKVLDKVTGMIPMGRVGDPEGGLFM; encoded by the exons atGGCGTCTCAGCTCCGGCTCCGCTCGGCTTTGGCCCTGGTCACAG GTGCGGGTGGCGGCATCGGCCGAGCAGTCAGTGTGCGCCTGGCCGCTGAGGGGGCCGCCGTGGCCGCTTGCGACCTGGACGGGGCAGCGGCACGAGAGACGGTGCGGCTGCTGGGAGGGCCGGGGAGCGAGGAGGGGGCGCCCTGCGGGGCCCACGCTGCCTTCCAGGCTGACGTGTCCGAGGCCGGGGCCGTCAGGCGCTTGCTGGAGCAAGTGCAG GCCTGCTTTTCTCGCCCGCCATCTGTCGTTGTGTCCTGTGCGGGCATCACCAGGGATGAGTTTCTGCTCCACATGTCGGAAGATGACTGGGACAGAGTCATAGCTGTCAACCTCAAG GGCATCTTCCTAGTCAATCAGGCTGCAGCCCAAGCCCTGGTGTCCAGTGGCTGTCCTGGCTCCATCATCAACATCAGTAGCATCGTAGGGAAG GTGGGGAATATGGGACAGACAAACTACGCAGCATCCAAGGCTGGAGTGATTGGGCTGACCCAGACTGCAGCCCGGGAGTTCGGACG ACATGGGATCCGCTGTAACTCTGTCCTCCCAGGGTTCATTAAAACACCCATGATACACAAAGTGCCTCAGAAAGTGCTGGATAAG GTGACTGGAATGATCCCAATGGGACGTGTAGGGGACCCTGAGG gaggtcTTTTCATGTAA
- the SLC39A7 gene encoding zinc transporter SLC39A7 isoform X1, producing the protein MARGLGAPHWVAVGLLTWAALGLLVAGHGGHGDLYEDLHEDFHGHSHRHSHEDFHHGHSHAHGHGHTHESIWHGHTHGHDHEHSHEDLHHGHSYGHSHESLYHGGHGHDHEHSSGGYGESAAPGIKQDLDTVTLWAYALGATVLISAAPYFVLFLIPVESNSPRHRSLLQILLSFASGGLLGDAFLHLIPHALEPHSHHRLEQPGHGHSHSGQGPILSVGLWVLSGIVAFLVVEKFVRHVKGGHGHSHGHGHSHGHTHGHTHGSHGRGRQEHPSKDKQSSEEEEKEAGGSRKRRGGGTRPKDGPVRPQNSEEEKAGSDLRVSGYLNLAADLAHNFTDGLAIGASFRGGRGLGILTTMTVLLHEVPHEVGDFAILVQSGCSKKQAMRLQLLTAVGALAGTACALLTEGGAVGSEVAGGTGPGWVLPFTAGGFIYVATVSVLPELLREASPLQSLLEVLGLLGGVVMMVLIAHLE; encoded by the exons ATggccagaggcctgggggcccctCACTGGGTGGCCGTGGGACTGCTGACCTGGGCCGCCTTGGGGCTGCTAGTGGCCGGACACGGGGGTCATGGCGACCTGTACGAAGACCTGCACGAGGACTTCCATGGCCACAGCCACAGGCACTCACATGAGGATTTCCACCAtggacacagccatgcccatgGCCATGGCCACACTCATGAGAGCATCTGGCATGGACATACCCACGGTCACGACCATGAACATTCACATGAGGATTTGCACCATGGCCATAGTTATGGCCACTCCCATGAAAGCCTCTACCATGGAGGACACGGACATGACCATgagcacagctctggaggctatgGGGAGTCTGCGGCTCCGGGAATCAAGCAGGATCTGGACACTGTCACTCTCTGGGCCTAT GCACTGGGGGCCACAGTACTGATCTCTGCAGCTCCATATTTCGTCCTCTTCCTTATCCCTGTGGAGTCAAACTCCCCTCGGCACCGCTCTCTGCTCCAGATCTTGCTGAGTTTTGCTTCGGGTGGGCTCCTGGGAGATGCCTTCCTGCACCTCATTCCTCATGCTCTGG AACCCCATTCTCACCACCGTCTGGAGCAGCCGGGACATGGACACTCCCACAGTG GCCAGGGCCCTATTCTGTCTGTGGGACTGTGGGTCCTTAGTGGAATTGTCGCCTTTCTTGTGGTGGAGAAATTTGTGAGACATGTGAAAGGAGGTCATGGACACAGTCATGGACATGGACACTCTCACGGACACACTCACGGTCACACACATGGAAGTCATGGACGTGGAAGACAGG aGCATCCTTCAAAGGATAAGCAGAGctcagaggaagaagaaaaggaagcagggGGGTCAAGGAAGAGGCGAGGAGGGGGCACAAGGCCTAAAGATGGACCAGTGAGACCTCAGAATTCGGAAGAGGAAAAAGCAGGTTCAG ACCTGCGTGTGTCAGGGTACCTGAATCTGGCTGCTGACCTGGCACACAACTTCACAGATGGTCTGGCCATTGGTGCTTCATTTCgagggggccgggggctgggaaTCCTGACCACGATGACTGTCCTGCTACATGAAGTGCCCCATGAAGTTGGGGACTTTGCCATCTTGGTCCAGTCTGGCTGCAGCAAAAAGCAG GCGATGCGTCTACAACTACTGACGGCAGTAGGGGCACTGGCAGGCACAGCTTGTGCTCTCCTAACTGAAGGAGGGGCAGTGGGCAGTGAAGTTGCAGGCGGTACAGGTCCTGGCTGGGTTCTGCCATTCACTGCAGGTGGCTTTATCTACGTAGCAACGGTGTCCGTGTTGCCTGAGCTGTTGAGGGAGGCATCACCATTGCAGTCACTTCTGGAGGTGCTGGGGCTGCTGGGGGGAGTTGTCATGATGGTGCTAATTGCCCACCTGGAGTGA
- the HSD17B8 gene encoding (3R)-3-hydroxyacyl-CoA dehydrogenase isoform X3, which produces MASQLRLRSALALVTGAGGGIGRAVSVRLAAEGAAVAACDLDGAAARETVRLLGGPGSEEGAPCGAHAAFQADVSEAGAVRRLLEQVQACFSRPPSVVVSCAGITRDEFLLHMSEDDWDRVIAVNLKGIFLVNQAAAQALVSSGCPGSIINISSIVGKVGNMGQTNYAASKAGVIGLTQTAAREFGRHGIRCNSVLPGFIKTPMIHKVPQKVLDKMWQMWSHSWHLETVDTSQGHQ; this is translated from the exons atGGCGTCTCAGCTCCGGCTCCGCTCGGCTTTGGCCCTGGTCACAG GTGCGGGTGGCGGCATCGGCCGAGCAGTCAGTGTGCGCCTGGCCGCTGAGGGGGCCGCCGTGGCCGCTTGCGACCTGGACGGGGCAGCGGCACGAGAGACGGTGCGGCTGCTGGGAGGGCCGGGGAGCGAGGAGGGGGCGCCCTGCGGGGCCCACGCTGCCTTCCAGGCTGACGTGTCCGAGGCCGGGGCCGTCAGGCGCTTGCTGGAGCAAGTGCAG GCCTGCTTTTCTCGCCCGCCATCTGTCGTTGTGTCCTGTGCGGGCATCACCAGGGATGAGTTTCTGCTCCACATGTCGGAAGATGACTGGGACAGAGTCATAGCTGTCAACCTCAAG GGCATCTTCCTAGTCAATCAGGCTGCAGCCCAAGCCCTGGTGTCCAGTGGCTGTCCTGGCTCCATCATCAACATCAGTAGCATCGTAGGGAAG GTGGGGAATATGGGACAGACAAACTACGCAGCATCCAAGGCTGGAGTGATTGGGCTGACCCAGACTGCAGCCCGGGAGTTCGGACG ACATGGGATCCGCTGTAACTCTGTCCTCCCAGGGTTCATTAAAACACCCATGATACACAAAGTGCCTCAGAAAGTGCTGGATAAG ATGTGGCAGATGTGGTCGCATTCTTGGCATCTGGAGACAGTGGATACATCACAGGGGCATCAGTAG
- the RING1 gene encoding E3 ubiquitin-protein ligase RING1 produces MTTPANAQNASKTWELSLYELHRTPQEAIMDGTEIAVSPRSLHSELMCPICLDMLKNTMTTKECLHRFCSDCIVTALRSGNKECPTCRKKLVSKRSLRPDPNFDALISKIYPSREEYEAHQDRVLIRLSRLHNQQALSSSIEEGLRMQAMHRAQRVRRPMPGSDQTTTMSGGEGEPGEGEGDGEDVSSDSAPDSAPGPAPKRPRGGGAGGSSVGTGGGGTGGVGGGAGSEDSGDRGGTLGGGTLGPPSPPGAPSPPEPGGEIELVFRPHPLLVEKGEYCQTRYVKTTGNATVDHLSKYLALRIALERRQQQEAGEPGGPGGGACDAGGPDGGGGEGGGAGGGDGPEEPALPSLEGVSEKQYTIYIAPGGGAFTTLNGSLTLELVNEKFWKVSRPLELCYAPTKDPK; encoded by the exons ATGACGACGCCGGCGAATGCCCAGAATGCCAGCAAAACGTGGGAACTGAGTCTGTATGAGCTCCACCGGACCCCGCAG gaagccatcatgGATGGCACAGAGATTGCAGTTTCCCCCCGGTCACTGCATTCAGAACTCATGTGCCCCATCTGCCTGGACATGCTGAAGAATACGATGACAACCAAGGAGTGCCTCCACCGATTCTGCTCTGACTGCATTGTCACGGCCCTGCGGAGCGG GAACAAGGAGTGCCCTACCTGCCGAAAGAAGCTTGTATCCAAGCGGTCTCTGCGGCCAGACCCCAACTTTGATGCCCTGATCTCTAAAATCTATCCCAGCCGGGAGGAATACGAGGCCCACCAAGACCGGGTGCTCATCCGCCTCAGCCGCTTGCATAACCAGCAGGCTCTGAGCTCCAGCATTGAGGAGGGGCTGCGCATGCAGGCCATGCACAG GGCCCAGCGTGTGAGACGGCCGATGCCTGGGTCAGATCAGACCACAACGATgagtggaggggaaggagagcctggggagggagaaggggatggaGAGGACGTGAGCTCAGACTCCGCCCCTGACTCCGCCCCAGGCCCGGCTCCCAAGCGACCCCGTGGAGGGGGTGCAGGGGGGAGCAGTGTAGGGACAGGGGGAGGAGGAactggtggggtgggtgggggcgcTGGTTCTGAAGACTCTGGTGACCGGGGAGGGACACTGGGAGGGGGAACCCTGGGCCCCCCAAGCCCTCCCGGGGCCCCCAGTCCCCCGGAGCCAGGTGGAGAAATTGAGCTCGTGTTCCGGCCCCACCCTCTACTTGTGGAGAAAGGAGAATACTGCCAGACTAG GTATGTGAAGACAACTGGGAATGCCACAGTGGACCATCTCTCAAAGTACCTGGCCCTGCGCATTGCCTTGGAACGGAGGCAGCAGCAAGAGGCTGGGGAgccaggagggcctggagggGGCGCCTGTGATGCTGGAGGACCtgatgggggtggtggggagggtgggggtgccGGAGGAGGTGACGGCCCTGAGGAGCCTGCCTTGCCCAGTCTGGAGGGTGTCAGCGAAAAGCAGTACACCATCTACATCGCCCCGGGGGGCGGAGCTTTCACG ACATTGAATGGCTCGCTGACCCTGGAGCTGGTGAATGAGAAGTTCTGGAAGGTGTCCCGACCACTGGAGCTCTGCTATGCCCCCACCAAGGATCCAAAGTGA
- the HSD17B8 gene encoding (3R)-3-hydroxyacyl-CoA dehydrogenase isoform X2 translates to MASQLRLRSALALVTGAGGGIGRAVSVRLAAEGAAVAACDLDGAAARETVRLLGGPGSEEGAPCGAHAAFQADVSEAGAVRRLLEQVQACFSRPPSVVVSCAGITRDEFLLHMSEDDWDRVIAVNLKGIFLVNQAAAQALVSSGCPGSIINISSIVGKVGNMGQTNYAASKAGVIGLTQTAAREFGRHGIRCNSVLPGFIKTPMIHKVPQKVLDKVTGMIPMGRVGDPEDVADVVAFLASGDSGYITGASVEVTGGLFM, encoded by the exons atGGCGTCTCAGCTCCGGCTCCGCTCGGCTTTGGCCCTGGTCACAG GTGCGGGTGGCGGCATCGGCCGAGCAGTCAGTGTGCGCCTGGCCGCTGAGGGGGCCGCCGTGGCCGCTTGCGACCTGGACGGGGCAGCGGCACGAGAGACGGTGCGGCTGCTGGGAGGGCCGGGGAGCGAGGAGGGGGCGCCCTGCGGGGCCCACGCTGCCTTCCAGGCTGACGTGTCCGAGGCCGGGGCCGTCAGGCGCTTGCTGGAGCAAGTGCAG GCCTGCTTTTCTCGCCCGCCATCTGTCGTTGTGTCCTGTGCGGGCATCACCAGGGATGAGTTTCTGCTCCACATGTCGGAAGATGACTGGGACAGAGTCATAGCTGTCAACCTCAAG GGCATCTTCCTAGTCAATCAGGCTGCAGCCCAAGCCCTGGTGTCCAGTGGCTGTCCTGGCTCCATCATCAACATCAGTAGCATCGTAGGGAAG GTGGGGAATATGGGACAGACAAACTACGCAGCATCCAAGGCTGGAGTGATTGGGCTGACCCAGACTGCAGCCCGGGAGTTCGGACG ACATGGGATCCGCTGTAACTCTGTCCTCCCAGGGTTCATTAAAACACCCATGATACACAAAGTGCCTCAGAAAGTGCTGGATAAG GTGACTGGAATGATCCCAATGGGACGTGTAGGGGACCCTGAGG ATGTGGCAGATGTGGTCGCATTCTTGGCATCTGGAGACAGTGGATACATCACAGGGGCATCAGTAGAAGTCACTG gaggtcTTTTCATGTAA
- the RXRB gene encoding retinoic acid receptor RXR-beta isoform X1 → MSWAARPPFLPQRHAAGQCGPVGVRKEMHCGVASRWRRRRPWLDPAAAAAAAAAAAAAGEQQTPEPEPGEAGRDGMGDSGRDTRSPDSSSPNTLPQGATTPSPPGPPLPASAAASLGGSGAPPPPPMPPPPLGSPFPVISSSMGSPGLPPPAPPGFSGPVSSPQINSTVSLPGGGSGPPEDVKPPVLGVRGLHCPPPPGGPGAGKRLCAICGDRSSGKHYGVYSCEGCKGFFKRTIRKDLTYSCRDNKDCTVDKRQRNRCQYCRYQKCLATGMKREAVQEERQRGKDKDGDGEGAGGAPEEMPVDRILEAELAVEQKSDQGVEGPGGTGGGGSSPNDPVTNICQAADKQLFTLVEWAKRIPHFSSLPLDDQVILLRAGWNELLIASFSHRSIDVRDGILLATGLHVHRNSAHSAGVGAIFDRSLSRVLTELVSKMRDMRMDKTELGCLRAIILFNPDAKGLSNPSEVEVLREKVYASLETYCKQKYPEQQGRFAKLLLRLPALRSIGLKCLEHLFFFKLIGDTPIDTFLMEMLEAPHQLA, encoded by the exons ATGTCTTGGGCTGCTCGCCCGCCCTTCCTCCCCCAGCGGCATGCCGCAGGGCAGTGTGGGCCGGTGGGGGTGCGAAAAGAAATGCATTGTGGGGTCGCGTCCCGGTGGCGGCGGCGACGGCCCTGGCTGGATCccgcagcagcggcggcggcggcggcggcggcggcggcagccggAGAACAACAAACCCCGGAGCCGGAGCCGGGGGAGGCTGGACGGGACGGGATGGGCGACAGCGGGCGGG ATACTCGAAGCCCAGACAGTTCCTCCCCAAATACCCTTCCGCAGGGGGCCACTACCCCTTCTCCTCCTGGGCCGCCCCTACCCGCTTCAGCAGCTGCATCCCTTGGAGGCTctggagccccacccccacccccgatgCCACCCCCACCACTGGGCTCCCCCTTCCCAGTTATCAGTTCTTCCATGGGGTCCCCCGGTCTgccccctccagctcctccaggaTTCTCCGGGCCTGTCAGCAGTCCCCAG ATTAACTCAACAGTGTCGCTCCCTGGGGGTGGGTCTGGCCCCCCTGAAGATGTGAAGCCACCAGTCTTAGGGGTCCGGGGCCTGCACTGTCCACCCCCTCCAGGTGGCCCTGGGGCTGGCAAACGGCTATGTGCAATCTGCGGGGACCGAAGCTCAG GCAAACACTATGGGGTTTACAGCTGTGAGGGCTGCAAAGGCTTCTTCAAGCGCACCATCCGTAAGGACCTGACCTACTCATGCCGGGACAACAAAGACTGCACGGTGGACAAGCGCCAGCGGAACCGCTGTCAGTACTGCCGCTATCAAAAGTGCCTGGCCACTGGCATGAAGAGGGAGG cGGTACAGGAGGAGCGTCAGCGGGGGAAGGACAaagatggggatggggagggggctgggggagccccTGAGGAGATGCCGGTGGACAGGATCCTGGAGGCAGAGCTTGCTGTGGAGCAGAAGAGTGACCAGGGCGTTGAGGGTCCTGGGGGAACCGGGGGTGGCGGCAGCAGC ccaAATGACCCAGTGACTAACATCTGTCAGGCAGCTGACAAGCAGCTATTCACGCTTGTTGAGTGGGCGAAGAGGATCCCACACTTTTCCTCCTTGCCGCTGGATGACCAGGTCATACTGCTACGGGCAG GCTGGAACGAGCTCCTCATTGCCTCCTTCTCTCACCGATCCATTGATGTCCGAGATGGCATCCTCCTCGCCACAGGTCTTCACGTACACCGCAACTCAGCCCATTCCGCAGGCGTGGGAGCCATCTTTGACCG GTCCCTCTCCAGGGTGCTGACAGAGCTAGTGTCCAAAATGCGTGACATGAGGATGGACAAGACAGAACTTGGCTGCCTGAGGGCAATCATTCTGTTCAACCCAG ATGCCAAGGGCCTCTCCAACCCCAGTGAGGTAGAGGTCCTGCGGGAGAAAGTGTATGCATCACTGGAAACCTACTGCAAACAGAAGTACCCTGAGCAGCAGGGACG gttTGCCAAGCTGCTGCTGCGTCTTCCTGCTCTCAGGTCCATAGGCCTTAAGTGTCTAGAGCATCTGTTTTTCTTCAAGCTCATTGGTGACACCCCCATTGACACCTTCCTCATGGAGATGCTTGAGGCTCCCCACCAGCTGGCCTGA
- the HSD17B8 gene encoding (3R)-3-hydroxyacyl-CoA dehydrogenase isoform X1 produces MASQLRLRSALALVTGAGGGIGRAVSVRLAAEGAAVAACDLDGAAARETVRLLGGPGSEEGAPCGAHAAFQADVSEAGAVRRLLEQVQACFSRPPSVVVSCAGITRDEFLLHMSEDDWDRVIAVNLKGIFLVNQAAAQALVSSGCPGSIINISSIVGKVGNMGQTNYAASKAGVIGLTQTAAREFGRHGIRCNSVLPGFIKTPMIHKVPQKVLDKVTGMIPMGRVGDPEDVADVVAFLASGDSGYITGASVEVTGMRPSWGGRGQRSATQMI; encoded by the exons atGGCGTCTCAGCTCCGGCTCCGCTCGGCTTTGGCCCTGGTCACAG GTGCGGGTGGCGGCATCGGCCGAGCAGTCAGTGTGCGCCTGGCCGCTGAGGGGGCCGCCGTGGCCGCTTGCGACCTGGACGGGGCAGCGGCACGAGAGACGGTGCGGCTGCTGGGAGGGCCGGGGAGCGAGGAGGGGGCGCCCTGCGGGGCCCACGCTGCCTTCCAGGCTGACGTGTCCGAGGCCGGGGCCGTCAGGCGCTTGCTGGAGCAAGTGCAG GCCTGCTTTTCTCGCCCGCCATCTGTCGTTGTGTCCTGTGCGGGCATCACCAGGGATGAGTTTCTGCTCCACATGTCGGAAGATGACTGGGACAGAGTCATAGCTGTCAACCTCAAG GGCATCTTCCTAGTCAATCAGGCTGCAGCCCAAGCCCTGGTGTCCAGTGGCTGTCCTGGCTCCATCATCAACATCAGTAGCATCGTAGGGAAG GTGGGGAATATGGGACAGACAAACTACGCAGCATCCAAGGCTGGAGTGATTGGGCTGACCCAGACTGCAGCCCGGGAGTTCGGACG ACATGGGATCCGCTGTAACTCTGTCCTCCCAGGGTTCATTAAAACACCCATGATACACAAAGTGCCTCAGAAAGTGCTGGATAAG GTGACTGGAATGATCCCAATGGGACGTGTAGGGGACCCTGAGG ATGTGGCAGATGTGGTCGCATTCTTGGCATCTGGAGACAGTGGATACATCACAGGGGCATCAGTAGAAGTCACTGGTATGAGGCCatcttggggaggaagagggcagagaaGTGCAACCCAGATGATATGA
- the SLC39A7 gene encoding zinc transporter SLC39A7 isoform X2 — protein sequence MATCTKTCTRTSMATATVLISAAPYFVLFLIPVESNSPRHRSLLQILLSFASGGLLGDAFLHLIPHALEPHSHHRLEQPGHGHSHSGQGPILSVGLWVLSGIVAFLVVEKFVRHVKGGHGHSHGHGHSHGHTHGHTHGSHGRGRQEHPSKDKQSSEEEEKEAGGSRKRRGGGTRPKDGPVRPQNSEEEKAGSDLRVSGYLNLAADLAHNFTDGLAIGASFRGGRGLGILTTMTVLLHEVPHEVGDFAILVQSGCSKKQAMRLQLLTAVGALAGTACALLTEGGAVGSEVAGGTGPGWVLPFTAGGFIYVATVSVLPELLREASPLQSLLEVLGLLGGVVMMVLIAHLE from the exons ATGGCGACCTGTACGAAGACCTGCACGAGGACTTCCATGGCCACAGCCACAG TACTGATCTCTGCAGCTCCATATTTCGTCCTCTTCCTTATCCCTGTGGAGTCAAACTCCCCTCGGCACCGCTCTCTGCTCCAGATCTTGCTGAGTTTTGCTTCGGGTGGGCTCCTGGGAGATGCCTTCCTGCACCTCATTCCTCATGCTCTGG AACCCCATTCTCACCACCGTCTGGAGCAGCCGGGACATGGACACTCCCACAGTG GCCAGGGCCCTATTCTGTCTGTGGGACTGTGGGTCCTTAGTGGAATTGTCGCCTTTCTTGTGGTGGAGAAATTTGTGAGACATGTGAAAGGAGGTCATGGACACAGTCATGGACATGGACACTCTCACGGACACACTCACGGTCACACACATGGAAGTCATGGACGTGGAAGACAGG aGCATCCTTCAAAGGATAAGCAGAGctcagaggaagaagaaaaggaagcagggGGGTCAAGGAAGAGGCGAGGAGGGGGCACAAGGCCTAAAGATGGACCAGTGAGACCTCAGAATTCGGAAGAGGAAAAAGCAGGTTCAG ACCTGCGTGTGTCAGGGTACCTGAATCTGGCTGCTGACCTGGCACACAACTTCACAGATGGTCTGGCCATTGGTGCTTCATTTCgagggggccgggggctgggaaTCCTGACCACGATGACTGTCCTGCTACATGAAGTGCCCCATGAAGTTGGGGACTTTGCCATCTTGGTCCAGTCTGGCTGCAGCAAAAAGCAG GCGATGCGTCTACAACTACTGACGGCAGTAGGGGCACTGGCAGGCACAGCTTGTGCTCTCCTAACTGAAGGAGGGGCAGTGGGCAGTGAAGTTGCAGGCGGTACAGGTCCTGGCTGGGTTCTGCCATTCACTGCAGGTGGCTTTATCTACGTAGCAACGGTGTCCGTGTTGCCTGAGCTGTTGAGGGAGGCATCACCATTGCAGTCACTTCTGGAGGTGCTGGGGCTGCTGGGGGGAGTTGTCATGATGGTGCTAATTGCCCACCTGGAGTGA
- the RXRB gene encoding retinoic acid receptor RXR-beta isoform X2 has protein sequence MSWAARPPFLPQRHAAGQCGPVGVRKEMHCGVASRWRRRRPWLDPAAAAAAAAAAAAAGEQQTPEPEPGEAGRDGMGDSGRDTRSPDSSSPNTLPQGATTPSPPGPPLPASAAASLGGSGAPPPPPMPPPPLGSPFPVISSSMGSPGLPPPAPPGFSGPVSSPQINSTVSLPGGGSGPPEDVKPPVLGVRGLHCPPPPGGPGAGKRLCAICGDRSSGKHYGVYSCEGCKGFFKRTIRKDLTYSCRDNKDCTVDKRQRNRCQYCRYQKCLATGMKREAVQEERQRGKDKDGDGEGAGGAPEEMPVDRILEAELAVEQKSDQGVEGPGGTGGGGSSPNDPVTNICQAADKQLFTLVEWAKRIPHFSSLPLDDQVILLRAGWNELLIASFSHRSIDVRDGILLATGLHVHRNSAHSAGVGAIFDRVLTELVSKMRDMRMDKTELGCLRAIILFNPDAKGLSNPSEVEVLREKVYASLETYCKQKYPEQQGRFAKLLLRLPALRSIGLKCLEHLFFFKLIGDTPIDTFLMEMLEAPHQLA, from the exons ATGTCTTGGGCTGCTCGCCCGCCCTTCCTCCCCCAGCGGCATGCCGCAGGGCAGTGTGGGCCGGTGGGGGTGCGAAAAGAAATGCATTGTGGGGTCGCGTCCCGGTGGCGGCGGCGACGGCCCTGGCTGGATCccgcagcagcggcggcggcggcggcggcggcggcggcagccggAGAACAACAAACCCCGGAGCCGGAGCCGGGGGAGGCTGGACGGGACGGGATGGGCGACAGCGGGCGGG ATACTCGAAGCCCAGACAGTTCCTCCCCAAATACCCTTCCGCAGGGGGCCACTACCCCTTCTCCTCCTGGGCCGCCCCTACCCGCTTCAGCAGCTGCATCCCTTGGAGGCTctggagccccacccccacccccgatgCCACCCCCACCACTGGGCTCCCCCTTCCCAGTTATCAGTTCTTCCATGGGGTCCCCCGGTCTgccccctccagctcctccaggaTTCTCCGGGCCTGTCAGCAGTCCCCAG ATTAACTCAACAGTGTCGCTCCCTGGGGGTGGGTCTGGCCCCCCTGAAGATGTGAAGCCACCAGTCTTAGGGGTCCGGGGCCTGCACTGTCCACCCCCTCCAGGTGGCCCTGGGGCTGGCAAACGGCTATGTGCAATCTGCGGGGACCGAAGCTCAG GCAAACACTATGGGGTTTACAGCTGTGAGGGCTGCAAAGGCTTCTTCAAGCGCACCATCCGTAAGGACCTGACCTACTCATGCCGGGACAACAAAGACTGCACGGTGGACAAGCGCCAGCGGAACCGCTGTCAGTACTGCCGCTATCAAAAGTGCCTGGCCACTGGCATGAAGAGGGAGG cGGTACAGGAGGAGCGTCAGCGGGGGAAGGACAaagatggggatggggagggggctgggggagccccTGAGGAGATGCCGGTGGACAGGATCCTGGAGGCAGAGCTTGCTGTGGAGCAGAAGAGTGACCAGGGCGTTGAGGGTCCTGGGGGAACCGGGGGTGGCGGCAGCAGC ccaAATGACCCAGTGACTAACATCTGTCAGGCAGCTGACAAGCAGCTATTCACGCTTGTTGAGTGGGCGAAGAGGATCCCACACTTTTCCTCCTTGCCGCTGGATGACCAGGTCATACTGCTACGGGCAG GCTGGAACGAGCTCCTCATTGCCTCCTTCTCTCACCGATCCATTGATGTCCGAGATGGCATCCTCCTCGCCACAGGTCTTCACGTACACCGCAACTCAGCCCATTCCGCAGGCGTGGGAGCCATCTTTGACCG GGTGCTGACAGAGCTAGTGTCCAAAATGCGTGACATGAGGATGGACAAGACAGAACTTGGCTGCCTGAGGGCAATCATTCTGTTCAACCCAG ATGCCAAGGGCCTCTCCAACCCCAGTGAGGTAGAGGTCCTGCGGGAGAAAGTGTATGCATCACTGGAAACCTACTGCAAACAGAAGTACCCTGAGCAGCAGGGACG gttTGCCAAGCTGCTGCTGCGTCTTCCTGCTCTCAGGTCCATAGGCCTTAAGTGTCTAGAGCATCTGTTTTTCTTCAAGCTCATTGGTGACACCCCCATTGACACCTTCCTCATGGAGATGCTTGAGGCTCCCCACCAGCTGGCCTGA